The DNA sequence ACGTGCGCCAAGCTTCATTTCGCCAATACGAAAAAGGCGCTTGCCATCGCCAAGCGCCGGAAGTGAAGGAGTGGGATTGATGAACAATGATGTTTGTTTGAGTTTATCTAGCACCACGGGTAATATGTGTGTCCCTGCATCTCGTCATGAAGAAAGGGTGCCCCGTTCTCTTGGGACACCCCTTTGCCGCACATTCAGCCTTTATCGCTCACGCCTGCTCTTCCAGCGCGGCGACGACTTTTTCCGCCGTGCTTCGGCTTGATTGCGGATTTTGCCCGGTGATCAAGTTACCGTCGCGCACCGAGAAATCGGTCCATTTCTCGCCGTGGACGAAATTTGCACCGCGCAGGCGCAGCGTCGACTCGAGCAAAAACGGCATATGCACATCAAGCCCGACTTCACGCTCTTCTTCATCCGTAAATGACGTGACCGTTTTTCCTTTCACAATCGGCGTGCCGTCTTTGTATGTGGCGTTCACCAGCCCTGACGGACCGTGGCAGACAGCGGCGATGATGCGCCCGTCTTCGGCAAACTGCTGCAAGACGTATTGCAGCGTTTCATTGTCGGGAAAATCGAACATCGTCCCGTGTCCACCGGGAAGGAAAATGGCGTCAAACCCGTGTGCATCAGCCTTGCTTAAACGTGTTGTGTTCTTCAGCACTGCTTCCGCCTCCGACCAAGACGGGTCTTTTTCATTGATGCTGCGCGGGTCAAGCGGCACCTCGCCGCCTTGAATGCTCGCCACTTTCACGTCATACCCTTTTTCTTTAAATACCAAATACGGTACGGCAAACTCCTCAAGCCAAAGCCCGGTTTTATGGTCGTCGGTGATCGTCGTATGGTTCGTCACCACCATGAGCACTCGTTTCGTCATGCCCGCATTCCTCCTTTAGGTTTTAGCATGTTCTCTACCATTCATCATACTTTACATTGGGCAAAAGCGGAAAAAATATGCTTGTGAAATGGAAAAGGAATGAATCGCTGGCGGACGATCAAGCAACGAGCACCTATATTTCGTTGATGAGGAGAGGCGGCATCGTGCCAGCTCTCCTGAAAAAGAACGCCGCCCCCAGCATGCGGGGAGCGGCGTTGACTCGCCTTCCTAACTGATTTTTTGTTGTTCCAGACCATCCACTTCGCTCACTGGCTGCCG is a window from the Geobacillus stearothermophilus ATCC 12980 genome containing:
- a CDS encoding type 1 glutamine amidotransferase domain-containing protein — protein: MTKRVLMVVTNHTTITDDHKTGLWLEEFAVPYLVFKEKGYDVKVASIQGGEVPLDPRSINEKDPSWSEAEAVLKNTTRLSKADAHGFDAIFLPGGHGTMFDFPDNETLQYVLQQFAEDGRIIAAVCHGPSGLVNATYKDGTPIVKGKTVTSFTDEEEREVGLDVHMPFLLESTLRLRGANFVHGEKWTDFSVRDGNLITGQNPQSSRSTAEKVVAALEEQA